TGTCGTGTCTGGGTGTCTTGTTCGTGTTCAAATATTTTAATTTTATCTCTGAGACGCTCGTTAATTTCCTGAACATGTTCGCAAGCATTAAATTACATCCTGTTACGTTGAAATTACTGCTTCCCGTCGGAATATCATTTTATACGTTCCAGACTCTAAGCTATGTTATTGACGTATACAAGGGACAGGAGAAGGCGGAGAAAAATTTTGCTGCATATGCGGCGTTTATCTCGTTTTTTCCGCAGTTAGTTGCTGGACCGATTGAGCGCACAAAAAATTTACTCCCTCAAATAAAGGGTTCACACGTTTTCAAATATGAGCAGGGGGTTTACGGTCTGAAATTAATTTTATGGGGATTATTCAAGAAAATGGCCGTAGCTGATTATCTTGCAGTCTGGGTTGACAAAATTTTTGCGAATGTTGAAGCGTATAGAGGTTTTGTGTTGATTATAGCTGTATGCTTTTTTGCGGTGCAGATTTACTGTGATTTTTCGGGATATACAGATATTGCGAGG
Above is a window of Synergistaceae bacterium DNA encoding:
- a CDS encoding MBOAT family protein, coding for MLFNSLQFAIFFPVVFALYWSLPEKFRVYIILVSSYYFYMSWNAKYVVLILFTTIVSYFAAIMLEKFRLARKLILVITLLSCLGVLFVFKYFNFISETLVNFLNMFASIKLHPVTLKLLLPVGISFYTFQTLSYVIDVYKGQEKAEKNFAAYAAFISFFPQLVAGPIERTKNLLPQIKGSHVFKYEQGVYGLKLILWGLFKKMAVADYLAVWVDKIFANVEAYRGFVLIIAVCFFAVQIYCDFSGYTDIARGCAKLMGIELMVNFRSPYFASSIREYWQRWHISLSTWFRDYVYIPLGGSRVSK